Proteins from one Chroococcidiopsis sp. CCMEE 29 genomic window:
- a CDS encoding AbrB/MazE/SpoVT family DNA-binding domain-containing protein — MLAKLTAKNQLTLPKSITRAIGDAEYFDVKVEGGQIILTPVKIQRADAVRAKLAALELSEQDIADAVDWARKR, encoded by the coding sequence ATGCTTGCTAAGTTGACTGCTAAAAATCAGCTTACTTTGCCTAAAAGTATTACACGTGCAATCGGGGATGCTGAATATTTTGATGTGAAGGTAGAAGGTGGGCAAATTATTCTTACACCTGTAAAAATTCAACGTGCTGATGCTGTGCGGGCTAAACTTGCAGCTTTAGAACTGAGCGAACAGGATATTGCTGATGCTGTAGATTGGGCGCGTAAGCGATGA
- a CDS encoding ComF family protein, with the protein MQNWTQNFKGLLNLFLESNCPLCQRPTAKEFCQDCTTQLQRCKLPQSSYLWQGKLPVFAWGTYGGTLKRAIASLKYENQPQIARPLGYWLAQAWLNSQLASNQLSVVPIPLHVDKQKQRGYNQAALLAQSFCDLTGLQLQQQGLERIRGTEAQFGLSVSEREKNLAMAFQAGPEFRRYRPAKPVLLLDDIYTTGATARSAAQTLRALNIRVYGVVAIAASQKQA; encoded by the coding sequence ATGCAAAATTGGACTCAGAACTTCAAGGGGTTACTGAATTTATTTCTTGAGTCTAACTGTCCTCTGTGCCAGCGCCCGACTGCTAAAGAATTTTGTCAAGATTGCACTACACAGCTACAACGCTGCAAGCTACCTCAATCCAGCTATTTATGGCAAGGAAAACTGCCAGTATTTGCTTGGGGAACATATGGTGGTACGCTCAAACGCGCGATCGCCTCTTTAAAATACGAAAATCAACCCCAAATAGCTCGACCTTTGGGTTACTGGTTGGCTCAAGCTTGGTTGAATTCTCAACTTGCATCTAACCAATTGAGTGTTGTTCCAATCCCACTCCATGTTGATAAGCAAAAGCAGCGAGGCTATAACCAAGCAGCATTGCTAGCTCAAAGTTTTTGCGATCTTACTGGTTTACAGCTGCAACAGCAGGGTTTAGAACGGATTCGTGGGACTGAAGCTCAATTTGGTCTATCTGTCTCAGAACGGGAGAAAAATTTAGCAATGGCATTTCAAGCAGGACCAGAATTTCGCCGCTATCGTCCGGCTAAACCAGTGTTGTTATTAGATGATATCTATACGACTGGCGCAACAGCCCGTTCAGCTGCTCAGACTTTGCGCGCTCTAAATATTAGAGTCTATGGGGTGGTAGCGATCGCTGCTAGCCAAAAGCAAGCTTAA
- a CDS encoding putative toxin-antitoxin system toxin component, PIN family has protein sequence MTVSRSERLRQRLQVVIDTNLVVSALVFGGNIAKLRFAWQEERFIPLVSKATITELIRVLAYPKFKLTKAEQEDLLADYLPFCGTVVMPDSLPLIPECRDPFDKPFLVLALVGQADYLVTGDRDLLCIADSFSCPIVIVEKFLAAIDSC, from the coding sequence ATGACTGTTTCTCGTTCCGAGAGGCTGCGCCAACGTCTGCAAGTTGTAATTGATACTAATTTAGTGGTCTCAGCTTTGGTATTTGGTGGCAATATAGCAAAATTGCGGTTTGCATGGCAGGAGGAGCGCTTTATTCCGTTGGTTTCTAAGGCGACGATTACTGAGCTAATTCGGGTTCTGGCTTATCCAAAATTTAAGCTCACGAAAGCTGAGCAAGAGGATTTGTTGGCAGATTATTTACCATTTTGTGGCACTGTGGTGATGCCTGACTCATTACCTTTAATTCCTGAATGCCGAGATCCTTTTGATAAACCTTTTTTGGTTTTAGCGCTTGTGGGTCAGGCAGATTATCTGGTGACAGGCGATCGCGATTTACTCTGCATCGCGGATAGTTTTTCATGTCCCATTGTGATTGTCGAGAAGTTTCTGGCTGCTATCGATAGTTGTTAA
- a CDS encoding aldose epimerase yields the protein MFAIALKQQQYKTYILSDQTTQSQLEVVPERGGMITSWQAQGKELLYLDMERFANPDLSVRGGIPILFPICGNLPDNTYTYKGQQYKLKQHGFARDLPWEVTEQITQDTVSLTLVLNSNEQTRAAYPFDFQLVFTYQLLGNSLEIRQRFTNLSDESMPFSTGLHPYFLTPDKTQLQFKIPATELQNQITKTIHPFSGNFDFNSDEIDVAFRQLSSQSATVTDAKRQLQLQLSWNDTYSTLVFWTLKGKDFYCLEPWSAPRNALNTGEQLIELAPGSTRESLVRMTVDFW from the coding sequence GTGTTTGCGATCGCACTCAAACAGCAGCAATACAAAACCTACATTCTCTCCGATCAAACTACCCAGTCCCAGCTGGAGGTAGTACCAGAACGAGGCGGTATGATCACCAGTTGGCAAGCCCAGGGTAAAGAGCTTCTCTACCTCGACATGGAGCGCTTTGCCAATCCTGACTTAAGTGTGCGGGGTGGAATTCCGATTTTGTTTCCGATCTGCGGCAATTTACCGGATAACACCTACACGTACAAAGGTCAGCAGTATAAGCTCAAACAGCACGGCTTTGCCCGCGATCTACCTTGGGAAGTCACAGAGCAAATAACACAAGATACTGTTAGTCTCACACTTGTTCTTAATAGCAACGAGCAGACACGCGCAGCTTACCCCTTTGACTTCCAACTCGTTTTCACTTACCAGCTGCTGGGTAACAGCTTAGAGATCCGTCAGCGGTTTACAAATCTCTCAGATGAATCGATGCCATTTTCTACGGGATTGCATCCCTACTTCTTAACGCCTGATAAAACCCAGTTGCAGTTTAAAATTCCCGCTACTGAGCTTCAAAATCAGATAACAAAAACAATTCATCCCTTCTCAGGCAATTTTGACTTCAACAGTGATGAAATTGATGTAGCGTTTCGGCAGTTAAGCAGTCAATCAGCTACTGTGACGGACGCTAAGCGGCAATTACAGCTGCAACTAAGTTGGAATGACACCTATTCAACGCTAGTGTTTTGGACACTCAAGGGCAAAGACTTCTACTGTCTGGAGCCTTGGAGCGCTCCTCGTAATGCACTTAATACGGGAGAGCAGCTGATTGAGTTAGCTCCTGGTTCCACTCGTGAGTCACTAGTGCGGATGACGGTGGATTTTTGGTAA
- a CDS encoding PPC domain-containing protein codes for MMIKAFATGLSRVLIAHATLLGIGMITTSLAVAQCKLYNPIPLPAGNELKDTLSEKDIPIGEGGFARDYTVKLNKGDNVVIDLSSDSFDTILTLLAPNGSTVAENDDGPDGTTNSLLFTRITETGIYIIRVRSFGETGVGAFKLKFTRLRPV; via the coding sequence ATGATGATTAAGGCTTTTGCCACTGGGTTGAGTCGAGTTCTGATCGCTCATGCCACTCTACTAGGAATTGGCATGATTACAACTTCCTTAGCTGTAGCTCAATGTAAGTTATACAACCCAATTCCTTTACCGGCAGGTAATGAGCTTAAAGATACGCTCTCGGAAAAAGATATTCCGATCGGTGAAGGTGGATTTGCCCGTGATTACACAGTGAAGTTAAATAAGGGCGACAATGTAGTAATCGATCTAAGTTCTGACAGCTTTGATACAATCCTCACACTACTAGCACCAAACGGCTCAACAGTTGCGGAAAATGATGACGGTCCCGACGGCACTACAAACTCCCTGCTATTTACGCGGATTACAGAGACAGGAATCTACATTATTCGCGTCCGATCTTTTGGTGAAACAGGAGTTGGGGCTTTTAAACTAAAGTTCACACGACTGCGACCAGTTTGA
- a CDS encoding DUF4912 domain-containing protein — protein sequence MAKERPPLEEMTLRQLRRVASEYAISRYSRMRKSQLLAAIQQVQRTKVSVISSRTLEAQEAVEAAKFELGQEDRTGGSFADVDEGLADLPAGYGESRIVLMPRDPQWAYTYWDIPNDHKEDLRRQGGQQLALRIYDVTEINLEYQSPHSIQEYPCDELAREWYLPLPVSDRDYVVDIGYRCADGRWLVLARSAPVHVPPVYPSDWIEDYFVTVNFDEDLRGKTVLELVPPAKRMTATAATGGTYSNAIYDEIFGMAQGAEAQRVAGSLYGSMQAVPIAEQSISSYVFPSGVGMWAVPTVSGLTMSGVGMSGVGFSASAVPIRPRQFWLIADAELIVYGATEPDATVTIGGQPIKLNPDGTFRFQMSFQDGLIDYPIMAVAADGEQTRSIHMKFNRETPSRNTNTKEEAVPEWLS from the coding sequence ATGGCAAAAGAACGTCCACCTCTAGAAGAGATGACATTGCGGCAGCTACGCAGAGTTGCCAGTGAATATGCCATCTCCCGCTACAGCCGAATGCGTAAGTCGCAACTTCTGGCAGCAATTCAACAAGTTCAGCGCACCAAAGTCTCTGTTATTTCATCTCGTACACTGGAGGCCCAAGAAGCAGTGGAAGCAGCAAAATTTGAACTAGGTCAAGAAGATCGAACAGGTGGTTCCTTTGCTGATGTTGATGAAGGTTTAGCGGATCTCCCCGCTGGCTATGGTGAAAGCCGGATTGTGCTGATGCCCCGCGATCCGCAATGGGCTTATACATACTGGGATATTCCTAACGATCATAAAGAAGATTTGCGCCGACAAGGGGGACAACAGCTAGCCCTGCGGATTTACGACGTTACTGAGATTAATCTGGAGTACCAAAGTCCTCACAGCATTCAGGAATACCCTTGTGATGAGCTGGCACGGGAATGGTATCTGCCGCTTCCGGTGAGCGATCGCGACTATGTTGTCGATATCGGCTATCGCTGTGCCGATGGTCGGTGGCTCGTCTTAGCTCGTTCTGCTCCAGTACACGTTCCCCCTGTATATCCCAGTGACTGGATTGAAGATTACTTCGTCACTGTTAACTTTGATGAAGACCTGCGTGGCAAAACCGTACTTGAACTTGTTCCACCTGCTAAGCGGATGACAGCTACTGCTGCTACTGGTGGTACCTATAGCAACGCCATCTACGACGAGATTTTTGGGATGGCTCAAGGTGCCGAGGCGCAACGAGTTGCTGGTTCTCTCTATGGCTCTATGCAGGCAGTGCCGATTGCTGAACAATCGATCAGTTCCTATGTCTTCCCCTCTGGCGTAGGTATGTGGGCAGTGCCAACTGTCTCTGGTTTAACGATGTCTGGTGTGGGAATGTCTGGGGTTGGTTTCTCTGCCTCTGCTGTACCCATCCGTCCGCGACAATTCTGGTTAATTGCCGATGCTGAGCTGATTGTCTACGGTGCAACCGAGCCGGATGCAACTGTCACAATTGGTGGACAACCGATTAAGCTCAACCCCGATGGTACCTTCCGCTTCCAGATGTCGTTCCAGGATGGTTTGATTGACTATCCGATTATGGCAGTGGCAGCAGATGGTGAGCAAACGCGCTCAATTCACATGAAGTTTAACCGTGAAACTCCATCCCGGAATACCAACACGAAAGAAGAAGCTGTTCCAGAATGGCTTTCTTAA
- a CDS encoding manganese catalase family protein yields MFYHKKRLQYFTPPQRPDPVYAKKMQELIGGVYGEMTVMMQYLFQGWNCRGPAKYRDMLLDIGTEEIGHIEILATMIAHLLDKAPIRLQEEGAKDPVVGAVMGGLNPTNTITDIMAAAMNPQHLIVSGLGAQPQDSVGFPWNGRFVTASGNLMADFRSNLSAESQGRLQAVRMYEMTNDPGVKDTLSFLIARDTMHQNQWLAAIEDLKQEGLEDTPVPSSFPLELEKREHAYEFWNHSEGEESAQGRWAKGASMDGKGEFKYLADPQPLGPQPEPPQPDPRLHGTAKTKQAQSTGEPNVIERIVDTVDRMTPGGQS; encoded by the coding sequence ATGTTTTATCACAAGAAGCGGCTACAGTACTTCACTCCACCGCAGCGACCCGATCCAGTTTACGCCAAGAAGATGCAGGAACTCATCGGCGGCGTATATGGTGAGATGACTGTGATGATGCAATACTTGTTCCAGGGTTGGAACTGCCGCGGACCAGCTAAATATCGGGATATGTTACTCGATATCGGTACCGAGGAAATCGGGCATATTGAGATTCTCGCCACAATGATCGCCCATTTGCTGGATAAAGCACCCATCAGATTACAAGAAGAAGGGGCGAAAGACCCAGTAGTTGGTGCGGTGATGGGAGGCCTAAACCCAACCAATACAATTACGGATATAATGGCGGCGGCTATGAACCCTCAGCACCTGATTGTTTCAGGTTTAGGCGCTCAACCCCAGGACAGCGTTGGCTTCCCCTGGAACGGTCGCTTTGTTACTGCCAGTGGTAACTTAATGGCAGACTTCCGGTCTAATCTAAGTGCCGAATCTCAAGGACGATTGCAGGCGGTGCGGATGTATGAGATGACCAATGATCCAGGGGTGAAAGATACCCTCAGTTTCTTGATCGCCCGCGACACAATGCATCAAAACCAGTGGCTGGCAGCGATCGAGGATCTGAAACAAGAAGGATTGGAAGATACGCCAGTTCCCAGTTCCTTCCCATTGGAATTGGAGAAGAGAGAGCATGCCTATGAGTTCTGGAATCACTCTGAAGGCGAGGAAAGCGCCCAGGGTCGCTGGGCGAAGGGTGCTTCAATGGATGGTAAAGGCGAGTTCAAGTATTTGGCGGATCCTCAGCCCCTAGGACCGCAACCTGAACCACCGCAGCCCGATCCCCGCTTGCACGGCACAGCCAAAACCAAGCAAGCACAAAGTACGGGCGAACCGAATGTGATTGAGCGCATAGTTGATACGGTCGATCGCATGACTCCTGGCGGTCAATCGTAA
- a CDS encoding AEC family transporter, protein MTETLFHAYFPLLLWTSLGLLLFRFLPQTLPRLLGRGLYWVGIPLEILALARKTNFSEPAGLAPAVTLGALGLGVGVASLSLWLLKQVSKSAKHDIPGSLPCHWHNPAHQGSFILAAVLGNTGFVGLAIAPSLIDDAYLNWIVFFSITHNIIGIYVFGVLIASYFGRSTRHHWWIQLRDVLTVPALWAFIIGYLTQSAQLPLLIESGLQASIGIIIPCAFLLIGMRLCQLRGWKSFEQALIPALLRVMFIPVLVGALTTLIGLTGDRRLAMVLMSGMPSAFAGLILAEEYNLERELIASSIVVSTVLLMLVLPLWLAVFG, encoded by the coding sequence ATGACAGAAACTTTATTTCATGCTTACTTCCCCCTGCTCCTGTGGACTAGTTTGGGGCTATTACTCTTTCGGTTTCTGCCGCAAACTTTGCCACGGCTTTTGGGGCGTGGTCTTTACTGGGTTGGTATTCCGTTGGAAATTCTGGCTCTAGCCCGGAAAACGAACTTTTCTGAGCCAGCTGGATTGGCACCAGCGGTAACTTTGGGAGCGCTGGGGCTAGGCGTTGGCGTTGCTAGCTTAAGTTTATGGTTATTGAAGCAGGTCTCTAAATCAGCAAAGCACGATATACCAGGGTCCTTACCCTGCCACTGGCATAATCCTGCTCATCAAGGCAGTTTTATCCTAGCTGCCGTACTAGGTAATACAGGATTTGTGGGCTTAGCGATCGCTCCCTCTTTGATCGATGATGCTTACTTGAACTGGATTGTGTTTTTCAGCATCACCCACAATATCATTGGTATTTATGTATTCGGGGTGTTAATTGCTAGCTACTTTGGTCGTTCAACCCGTCATCACTGGTGGATTCAGCTACGTGATGTTTTAACTGTGCCTGCCCTTTGGGCGTTTATCATTGGTTATCTGACTCAATCAGCTCAACTACCGCTATTAATTGAATCAGGACTACAAGCTTCAATCGGAATTATTATCCCTTGCGCCTTTTTGTTGATTGGGATGCGACTGTGTCAACTACGAGGATGGAAGAGTTTCGAGCAGGCGCTCATTCCTGCTTTATTGAGGGTCATGTTTATCCCAGTCCTAGTCGGTGCGCTCACTACCCTAATAGGATTAACAGGCGATCGCCGCTTAGCAATGGTTTTAATGTCCGGGATGCCTTCTGCTTTTGCTGGTTTAATTTTGGCAGAAGAATACAACCTTGAGCGGGAATTAATCGCCAGCAGTATCGTCGTATCCACAGTGTTGTTAATGCTCGTGCTGCCTCTATGGCTCGCCGTATTTGGTTAA
- the pdhA gene encoding pyruvate dehydrogenase (acetyl-transferring) E1 component subunit alpha, giving the protein MVQERTLPTFHAASAQITKDEGLRLYEDMVLGRTFEDKCAEMYYRGKMFGFVHLYNGQEAVSTGVIQAMRPGEDYVCSTYRDHVHALSAGVPAKEVMAELFGKATGCSQGRGGSMHMFSAEHRLLGGYAFVAEGIPVATGAAFQSKYRREVMGDESADQVTACFFGDGACNNGQFFECLNMAALWKLPILYVVENNKWAIGMAHERATSQPEIYQKASVFGMAGVEVDGMDVLAVRAAAQEAIARARAGEGPTLIEALTYRFRGHSLADPDEMRSKAEKEFWFARDPIKKLAADLTEQNLVDQEELKAIERKVQQVVDEAVQFAESSPEPNPSELYRFIFAEDE; this is encoded by the coding sequence ATGGTTCAAGAACGAACATTACCAACTTTTCACGCTGCTTCAGCTCAAATTACGAAAGACGAAGGGTTGCGGCTATACGAAGACATGGTTTTAGGGCGCACTTTTGAAGACAAGTGCGCCGAGATGTACTACAGGGGCAAAATGTTTGGCTTTGTCCACTTGTACAACGGTCAGGAGGCAGTTTCAACTGGCGTGATCCAGGCAATGCGACCCGGTGAAGATTACGTTTGTAGTACCTACCGCGATCACGTTCATGCTCTGAGCGCTGGAGTGCCAGCTAAAGAGGTGATGGCAGAGTTATTTGGTAAGGCTACTGGTTGCAGTCAAGGACGCGGTGGTTCAATGCATATGTTTTCTGCTGAACATCGCTTGCTGGGAGGCTACGCTTTCGTAGCTGAGGGAATTCCTGTTGCCACTGGGGCAGCTTTTCAATCTAAATACCGCCGAGAAGTGATGGGCGACGAAAGCGCCGATCAGGTAACAGCTTGCTTTTTTGGGGATGGAGCCTGCAACAACGGTCAGTTTTTTGAATGCTTGAATATGGCGGCGCTCTGGAAACTGCCAATTCTTTATGTTGTGGAAAACAATAAGTGGGCGATTGGGATGGCTCACGAACGGGCAACCTCCCAGCCGGAGATTTATCAGAAAGCGAGCGTGTTTGGCATGGCGGGAGTGGAAGTAGATGGGATGGATGTATTGGCAGTAAGAGCAGCAGCTCAAGAAGCGATCGCTCGCGCCCGTGCTGGTGAAGGTCCAACTTTAATTGAAGCTCTCACCTACCGGTTCCGGGGTCATTCTCTAGCCGATCCAGACGAAATGCGTTCCAAGGCTGAGAAAGAATTCTGGTTTGCCCGCGACCCGATTAAGAAGCTTGCGGCTGATCTGACAGAGCAAAATCTGGTAGATCAAGAAGAACTCAAAGCGATTGAACGTAAGGTTCAGCAGGTAGTAGACGAAGCAGTGCAGTTTGCTGAGAGTAGCCCTGAGCCGAACCCCAGTGAGCTGTATCGCTTTATATTTGCCGAAGACGAGTAA
- a CDS encoding IMS domain-containing protein, with translation MRIPLDYYRILGLPIQTSVEQLQQAYHDRTRQLPRREYSEAAIEARKQLIEKAYTVLSDPEERTRYDASYFAHTYEPDAETTAESTVGNHPHLSPPTFDAHTPSIEISDELFVGALLILQELGEYELVLNLGHPYLSGKLDELEIRSDIILTIALACLELGREQWQQGHYESAATSLEAGQNFLSSEGLFPSVADEIQTDLYKLRPYRILGLLARPEADVAERRTGLQLLQAILQERHGIDGTNDDGSGLSVEDFLRFIQQIRGYLTAAEQQSLFEVESQRPSAVATFLAVYALIARGFAQRLPVLIRQAKLMLKRLGKRQDLHLEQAICSLLLGQTTEASRALELSQEYEPLAFIREHSQGSSDLLPGLCLYSERWLQTEVFPHFRDLAQQQASLKEYFADEQVQTYLEALPTQSEATNEWEPGAPQPNYESDLALASHTHSTGVGQRRNRDTSRQTAKIASRESSERSPLAASVSGVAVLPPAERITRPNSSTSALTQIQSPQRLNRRTRSRVARSSGSGENGVTLFHRQGSSSALAVRNVLEARKTRLVLLLLGSVLSIAILWFLASQVYGFFRQVFFPAPSLPREQLLVQLNQPPLPIPKPNSKPAAEPLNQATATQVIQSWLSTKSAAFGSNHEVNRLEQILVEPALSQWQQRAQNDKANKRYRQYKHNIKVDSVQRASANERAQVEATVNEVAQVYENGKLNQNSSYGEDVRVRYSLVRKDDQWRIQEMKVLK, from the coding sequence GTGCGAATTCCGCTTGATTACTACCGAATTCTAGGGCTGCCAATTCAGACTAGTGTTGAACAGTTGCAGCAGGCTTACCACGATCGTACACGGCAATTACCGCGACGTGAATATTCTGAAGCAGCAATTGAGGCTCGAAAACAACTGATAGAGAAAGCTTACACAGTTCTGTCCGATCCAGAGGAACGCACTCGCTACGATGCAAGCTATTTTGCTCACACCTATGAACCTGATGCTGAAACCACCGCCGAATCTACAGTTGGAAATCACCCCCATCTCTCCCCACCTACCTTTGACGCCCACACGCCAAGCATCGAAATTTCCGATGAATTGTTCGTTGGTGCATTGTTAATTTTACAAGAGCTAGGAGAATACGAACTTGTATTAAATCTAGGTCATCCTTACCTGAGTGGAAAACTTGACGAACTAGAGATTCGCTCAGACATTATTTTAACTATCGCTCTTGCTTGCTTAGAACTAGGTCGAGAGCAGTGGCAGCAAGGTCATTATGAAAGTGCCGCTACCTCGCTTGAAGCGGGTCAAAACTTCCTGTCTAGTGAAGGTTTATTTCCGAGCGTTGCCGATGAAATTCAAACCGATCTTTACAAACTGCGTCCCTACCGAATTCTAGGATTACTGGCGCGCCCCGAAGCCGATGTGGCGGAACGGCGAACAGGATTGCAGCTGTTACAAGCCATATTGCAAGAACGTCATGGAATTGATGGCACTAACGACGACGGTTCAGGTCTTAGCGTTGAGGACTTTCTCCGCTTTATTCAACAAATACGTGGCTACTTAACAGCCGCAGAGCAGCAAAGTCTGTTTGAAGTCGAGAGCCAACGTCCTTCTGCTGTTGCTACTTTTCTGGCAGTCTATGCTTTAATCGCCCGCGGGTTTGCTCAACGCCTGCCCGTTTTGATTCGTCAAGCCAAGCTGATGCTGAAGCGGTTAGGCAAGCGTCAGGATTTGCATCTGGAACAAGCTATCTGTTCGCTGCTCCTAGGTCAGACTACAGAAGCAAGTCGAGCACTAGAACTCAGTCAAGAATACGAACCCTTAGCCTTTATTCGAGAACATTCTCAAGGGTCTTCAGATCTGCTACCAGGCTTGTGTCTTTATAGTGAACGCTGGTTGCAAACCGAAGTTTTTCCTCACTTTCGGGATCTCGCTCAACAGCAGGCTTCACTTAAAGAATACTTTGCAGATGAACAGGTGCAGACTTATTTAGAAGCCCTGCCAACGCAGTCAGAGGCAACCAATGAGTGGGAGCCTGGAGCGCCTCAACCAAACTACGAAAGCGATCTGGCTTTAGCTTCCCACACCCATTCTACCGGTGTGGGTCAACGGCGTAACCGAGATACATCAAGGCAAACGGCAAAGATCGCTAGCAGGGAATCCTCAGAGCGATCGCCTCTCGCCGCTTCTGTATCTGGTGTTGCCGTCTTGCCTCCTGCGGAGCGCATTACTAGACCGAATTCGTCTACCTCTGCCTTAACCCAAATCCAGTCTCCACAACGGTTAAACAGACGGACGCGAAGTCGAGTCGCCCGTAGTTCCGGCAGCGGTGAGAATGGTGTAACGCTATTTCATCGCCAGGGAAGTAGTTCTGCCCTGGCTGTTAGAAATGTCCTAGAAGCGAGGAAAACGCGGCTGGTTTTACTACTGCTGGGCAGTGTGCTAAGCATAGCCATCTTGTGGTTTTTAGCCAGTCAAGTCTATGGTTTTTTCAGACAAGTCTTTTTCCCGGCACCATCCTTGCCAAGGGAGCAGCTATTGGTGCAGCTGAATCAACCGCCTTTACCCATCCCTAAACCTAACAGCAAACCAGCAGCGGAGCCTTTGAATCAGGCAACGGCTACACAGGTAATTCAAAGCTGGCTCTCTACAAAATCGGCAGCTTTTGGTTCAAACCACGAAGTGAATAGATTAGAACAGATTTTAGTCGAACCAGCCTTATCTCAATGGCAGCAACGGGCTCAGAACGACAAGGCAAATAAACGCTATCGGCAGTACAAGCACAACATCAAGGTTGACTCTGTGCAGAGAGCATCTGCAAATGAGCGAGCTCAAGTAGAAGCTACTGTTAATGAAGTAGCACAGGTCTATGAAAACGGTAAGCTGAACCAGAATTCTTCCTATGGTGAAGACGTGCGAGTCCGATATAGTTTAGTTCGTAAAGATGATCAATGGCGCATTCAGGAGATGAAAGTTTTGAAATAG
- a CDS encoding orange carotenoid protein N-terminal domain-containing protein: MTASHDRNHPQGISDETQKVVQAFDSLDTDAKLAWFYLVYEKMGDSITPAAPTATEPELAPKLMGDYYELSDDEQLAIMRQIVNREDTEYSRAYGAIKENNQLMVWYAWAQAMGDTVVDMPGNYQATEAINNLVSQIEGLEFEDQISIFRTIASNMGYTDVKPIETQAQTGKTASL, translated from the coding sequence ATGACTGCAAGCCATGATAGAAACCACCCTCAAGGGATTTCAGATGAAACTCAAAAAGTTGTACAAGCATTTGATTCCTTAGATACCGATGCAAAACTTGCTTGGTTTTATTTGGTTTATGAAAAAATGGGAGATTCAATTACCCCAGCTGCTCCGACGGCAACTGAACCTGAATTAGCTCCTAAGTTGATGGGAGACTATTATGAATTGTCGGATGACGAGCAGCTGGCGATCATGCGGCAGATTGTGAATCGGGAGGATACAGAGTATTCCCGTGCCTATGGAGCGATCAAAGAAAACAACCAGCTAATGGTTTGGTACGCTTGGGCGCAGGCGATGGGAGATACAGTAGTTGATATGCCAGGGAACTACCAAGCAACTGAGGCAATCAACAATTTGGTTTCCCAGATCGAAGGGCTTGAATTTGAGGATCAGATTTCGATTTTTCGGACGATCGCTAGCAATATGGGCTATACCGATGTCAAGCCGATTGAAACTCAAGCACAAACGGGTAAAACGGCAAGTTTATAA